The Akkermansia sp. N21116 genome includes a region encoding these proteins:
- a CDS encoding SDR family oxidoreductase translates to MNLCLVLGARGRVGSYLVRMLEENDIPFIAWGRADCDMYNPEAAGELVANSPAGTVINCAAVSGIEECLDDPVSAHYINAMSPQHIARACARQEKKFIHLSTDYVLDGTRPGLKNESSICKPANTYGESKWEAEMRIADEMPDALIARVSWVFGNMTRPSFPEMVLKRAMEGSPLSIIGDKDSMPTFVDDLCQWLITLAQGDTPQGILHLCQSGTPVTWADYARETILAADEAGLPLRSKEVTETRLDDQAGFRETRPRHTAMDSGRLASLLGHPVRSWQDTLRQYIRTYAQSL, encoded by the coding sequence ATGAACTTGTGCCTTGTTCTTGGCGCGCGCGGACGCGTCGGCAGTTACCTGGTCCGGATGTTGGAGGAAAATGACATTCCCTTCATTGCCTGGGGCAGAGCCGACTGCGATATGTACAACCCCGAAGCAGCCGGAGAACTCGTTGCCAACAGCCCGGCAGGTACAGTCATCAACTGCGCCGCCGTCAGCGGAATTGAGGAATGCCTGGACGATCCCGTCTCCGCCCACTACATCAATGCCATGTCTCCCCAGCACATAGCACGGGCTTGCGCACGCCAAGAGAAAAAATTCATTCACCTGAGTACGGATTATGTCCTGGACGGTACCCGGCCCGGTCTTAAGAATGAATCCTCCATCTGCAAGCCTGCCAACACGTACGGGGAAAGCAAATGGGAAGCCGAAATGCGCATTGCCGACGAAATGCCCGATGCTTTGATTGCCCGAGTATCCTGGGTATTCGGTAACATGACCCGGCCTTCCTTTCCGGAAATGGTGTTGAAAAGAGCCATGGAAGGCTCCCCCCTGTCCATTATCGGAGACAAGGATTCCATGCCGACCTTCGTAGACGATCTCTGCCAATGGCTCATCACGCTGGCCCAAGGAGACACTCCGCAGGGAATCCTCCATCTGTGCCAGTCGGGCACACCCGTCACTTGGGCGGATTATGCCCGGGAAACCATTCTGGCTGCCGATGAAGCCGGTCTCCCCCTCCGTTCGAAAGAAGTCACGGAAACCCGGCTCGACGATCAGGCCGGATTCCGGGAAACGCGTCCTCGCCATACTGCCATGGATTCCGGGCGCCTGGCCAGCCTTCTAGGCCATCCCGTACGCTCCTGGCAGGATACCCTCCGCCAGTACATCCGTACCTATGCCCAGAGCTTGTAA
- a CDS encoding cytochrome ubiquinol oxidase subunit I, with product MDDPVILSRLQFALTVMFHYIFPPLTIGLGVLLVVMEGMWLKTGNDLYHKLAKFWTRMFGIIFALGVASGIVMEFQFGTNWADYSRYVGDIFGSALAAEGIFAFFLESGFLALLLFGWDKVGKKLHFFSTCMVSLGAHFSAIWIIVANSWMQTPDGYKIVETAAGPRAEMTSFVDVVLNPSTVDRLTHALSGCWLAGATLVLSVSAWYILRGRFVPFAKAGMKIALVIGMIAVAGMGLTGDSSAREVALQQPTKFAAMEGVFETGSHLPLHIFGILHGPNHDFTGFSVPDMLSILTHGSADAEIKGLNAFPKEDLPPVAPVFYSFHIMILIGCMLAGLMALGLLGWWKGWLFRSKWLMWCFVFSVLAPQIGNQVGWAVAELGRQPWIVYGMLRTKDAVSPTLTSGQAIASLAMFGVIYALLLALFIYQISHKIHKGPDGVDEFDDTGQGRLHIPFIKE from the coding sequence ATGGACGATCCCGTTATTCTCTCACGGTTGCAGTTTGCCCTGACGGTCATGTTCCACTACATTTTTCCCCCGTTGACAATTGGACTGGGAGTGTTGCTGGTAGTCATGGAGGGCATGTGGTTGAAGACAGGCAATGACCTGTATCATAAACTCGCGAAGTTCTGGACGCGCATGTTCGGGATTATTTTTGCCCTAGGGGTGGCGAGCGGCATTGTGATGGAGTTCCAGTTCGGGACGAACTGGGCCGATTATTCACGGTACGTGGGGGACATTTTCGGGAGTGCCCTGGCAGCGGAGGGGATCTTTGCCTTTTTCCTGGAATCGGGCTTTTTGGCGTTGCTGTTGTTCGGATGGGACAAGGTGGGAAAGAAGCTGCACTTTTTCTCGACTTGCATGGTCAGCCTGGGGGCTCACTTCAGTGCGATTTGGATTATTGTTGCCAATTCCTGGATGCAGACGCCGGACGGTTACAAGATTGTTGAGACGGCGGCGGGACCGCGTGCCGAGATGACGAGTTTCGTGGATGTCGTGCTCAATCCGTCCACGGTCGACCGTCTGACTCATGCTTTGTCTGGCTGCTGGCTGGCTGGTGCGACACTCGTCCTGAGTGTGAGCGCCTGGTACATTCTGCGCGGACGTTTTGTTCCGTTTGCGAAGGCCGGAATGAAGATAGCCTTGGTGATCGGAATGATCGCAGTTGCCGGCATGGGATTGACAGGGGATTCCAGCGCCCGCGAAGTGGCCCTCCAGCAGCCGACCAAGTTTGCTGCTATGGAAGGGGTGTTTGAGACAGGCTCTCATCTTCCTCTCCATATTTTCGGTATTCTTCACGGACCGAATCATGATTTTACGGGATTTTCCGTACCCGATATGCTGAGTATCCTGACACACGGAAGCGCAGATGCGGAGATCAAGGGGTTGAATGCCTTTCCTAAAGAGGATTTACCTCCTGTCGCTCCTGTTTTCTATTCGTTCCATATCATGATCCTGATCGGTTGCATGCTGGCCGGTCTGATGGCCTTGGGGCTGTTGGGATGGTGGAAAGGCTGGCTCTTTCGGAGCAAGTGGTTGATGTGGTGTTTTGTGTTCTCCGTGCTGGCTCCTCAGATCGGCAATCAGGTCGGCTGGGCCGTGGCGGAACTGGGCCGGCAGCCTTGGATTGTTTACGGTATGCTGAGGACGAAAGATGCCGTTTCTCCGACGCTGACTTCCGGGCAGGCGATTGCTTCGCTGGCGATGTTTGGCGTGATTTACGCCCTTCTTCTGGCCCTGTTCATTTACCAGATCAGCCATAAGATCCACAAGGGGCCGGACGGTGTGGACGAATTCGACGACACCGGGCAGGGAAGATTGCATATCCCATTCATCAAGGAATAA
- the cydB gene encoding cytochrome d ubiquinol oxidase subunit II: MFEGIDLNALWFIIVGVLFAGYAILDGFDLGTGIVHLFFKKDMDRRILLNAVGPVWDGNEVWLITGGGALFAAFPYVYATVFSGFYLAFMLLLLALILRAVSIEFRSKQPMGWWRSLWDICFSVGSFLSALLIGVAMGNVVRGIPIDADGNFTGTFWSLLNPYSLLLGVTTVALFAMHGTIYLVMKTEGDVQMHLRRILRPTMVLFILLLICHAAATLLYIDHVRVALENRPWMFAVLVLAVASVAFIPPLLKKHREGWAFISSCSLMACLMAMFGASMFPNLLYSMPNPQYSLTIYNGASTRFSLEIMTVIALIGVPLVLAYSAAIYWIFRGKVHINESSY; this comes from the coding sequence ATGTTTGAAGGAATTGACTTGAATGCTCTCTGGTTCATCATCGTGGGGGTTCTGTTTGCAGGATATGCCATTCTGGATGGCTTCGACCTGGGAACGGGCATCGTCCATCTCTTCTTCAAGAAGGACATGGATCGTCGTATCCTCCTTAATGCCGTCGGCCCGGTATGGGACGGCAATGAAGTATGGCTGATTACCGGGGGCGGAGCTCTCTTTGCTGCCTTTCCGTATGTGTACGCGACCGTTTTTTCCGGATTTTATCTGGCGTTCATGCTTTTGTTGCTGGCTTTGATCTTGCGGGCCGTTTCCATTGAATTCCGTAGTAAACAGCCGATGGGGTGGTGGAGATCCTTGTGGGATATTTGCTTCTCCGTTGGCAGTTTTTTGTCCGCCTTGCTAATCGGAGTTGCCATGGGCAATGTTGTCAGAGGGATTCCGATTGATGCCGACGGCAACTTTACGGGGACGTTCTGGAGTTTGCTGAACCCTTATTCCCTGTTGCTGGGGGTGACGACGGTCGCCTTGTTCGCCATGCACGGTACTATTTACTTGGTGATGAAGACAGAAGGCGATGTGCAGATGCATCTGCGCCGCATCCTGAGACCGACGATGGTGCTTTTTATCCTCCTGCTGATCTGCCATGCTGCGGCGACACTCTTGTACATTGACCATGTGCGTGTTGCTTTGGAGAATAGGCCCTGGATGTTTGCCGTCCTCGTTTTGGCAGTTGCCAGTGTGGCGTTCATTCCCCCTCTGTTGAAGAAACATCGCGAAGGCTGGGCGTTTATTTCTTCCTGTTCCCTGATGGCATGCCTGATGGCGATGTTCGGGGCATCCATGTTTCCGAATCTGCTCTATTCCATGCCGAATCCACAGTATTCCCTCACCATTTACAATGGGGCTTCAACGAGATTTTCCCTGGAAATCATGACGGTTATAGCTTTGATCGGGGTGCCGCTTGTCCTGGCTTATTCTGCGGCGATTTACTGGATTTTCCGCGGGAAAGTCCACATTAATGAATCGAGCTACTAG
- a CDS encoding DUF417 family protein gives MSKTSQLLEVFLKTAASCRWFGVSFLRIAIFIVFAWIGGLKVAQYEADGIVPFVANSPFMSFFYTEKAPAYKSHMNKEGEVVPTNIEWHEKNNTYGFAYGLGTLIVGIGTLVLLGLFSSKIGLVGDLLVIVMTAGTLSFLVTTPETWVPNLGGPDHGFPYLSGAGRLVIKDIAMMAGAFILLSVDAGRILAARRHKA, from the coding sequence ATGTCCAAAACATCCCAACTTCTGGAAGTATTTTTAAAAACAGCTGCATCATGCCGTTGGTTCGGAGTGAGTTTTCTCCGTATTGCCATCTTCATCGTTTTTGCCTGGATCGGAGGATTAAAAGTAGCTCAATATGAAGCAGACGGTATCGTTCCGTTTGTCGCCAACAGCCCCTTCATGAGCTTTTTCTATACGGAAAAAGCCCCGGCTTATAAAAGCCACATGAATAAGGAAGGCGAGGTTGTCCCGACCAATATCGAGTGGCACGAGAAAAACAATACTTATGGTTTTGCCTATGGGCTGGGGACACTGATTGTCGGAATCGGTACGCTTGTTCTATTGGGGCTTTTTTCTTCGAAAATAGGTCTTGTCGGCGATCTTTTGGTGATTGTCATGACAGCGGGGACATTGTCGTTTTTAGTGACAACTCCGGAAACCTGGGTTCCGAACCTAGGAGGACCGGATCATGGATTTCCGTATCTTTCTGGAGCCGGACGTCTTGTTATTAAGGATATCGCGATGATGGCCGGAGCGTTTATCCTGTTGTCCGTGGATGCGGGCCGCATTCTGGCTGCACGCCGGCATAAGGCCTAA
- a CDS encoding class I SAM-dependent methyltransferase gives MKWDSAFYQDKHGFVAEYGKELLKYIFDSAPGHILDIGCGTGTLTGIMSGLGHQVTGIDASPDMVLNARNHHPAIDFLVMDACDIPWENTFDIVFSNAVFHWISNQKKLLPSIYRALKPGGKLIAEMGASGNIESIQKAFEATSRQYGYQYQSPFFFPSSTEYGSMLEHAGFHVIFLEEFDRPTPLEEAEDGLKNWIRQFFANDLEYFTPEICNATIRHVEETLKGKFWNGTRWIADYRRLRIIAEKPVP, from the coding sequence ATGAAATGGGATTCCGCATTCTATCAGGACAAACACGGATTTGTCGCGGAATACGGAAAAGAACTCCTGAAATACATCTTCGATAGCGCTCCCGGGCATATCCTTGATATCGGATGCGGCACGGGTACTCTCACCGGCATCATGTCAGGCCTGGGGCACCAGGTAACCGGCATCGACGCCTCCCCGGATATGGTTCTCAATGCCCGGAACCATCACCCTGCCATCGACTTCTTGGTTATGGACGCTTGCGATATTCCTTGGGAAAACACTTTTGACATCGTTTTTTCCAATGCCGTCTTCCACTGGATCTCCAACCAGAAAAAATTACTGCCCAGCATTTACCGGGCATTGAAACCCGGAGGAAAACTCATCGCCGAAATGGGAGCCAGCGGAAACATCGAAAGTATCCAAAAAGCGTTCGAAGCTACCTCCAGGCAGTACGGCTATCAATATCAATCGCCTTTTTTCTTTCCTTCCTCCACAGAGTACGGTTCCATGCTTGAACATGCAGGATTCCATGTAATCTTCCTCGAAGAATTCGATCGCCCCACCCCATTGGAAGAAGCCGAAGATGGGCTGAAAAACTGGATACGGCAATTTTTTGCAAACGATCTGGAATACTTCACTCCCGAAATATGCAACGCCACCATCCGGCATGTCGAAGAAACATTGAAAGGCAAGTTCTGGAATGGTACCCGCTGGATTGCCGATTACAGGAGGCTTCGCATCATTGCGGAAAAGCCTGTTCCATAA
- the gatB gene encoding Asp-tRNA(Asn)/Glu-tRNA(Gln) amidotransferase subunit GatB translates to MPLSDYIVTIGLEIHCQIKTQSKMFCSCKAGAGDEPNTNICPVCMGLPGALPVLNKYAIERTVLTGLMLGCHSPEISKWDRKSYFYPDMPKNYQTTQLDLPLCIGGGIPLYPWCYPSDIVKKGLPELRTAKLDHIHLEEDAGKLTHFSGYSLIDYNRAGTPLMEIVTAPDMHTPEEAYACLKSLQQIVIYGGVSDADMEKGQMRCDVNVSIRPKGQEELGERIEMKNINSTGAVRRALEYEIRRQCEDLDRGITQVQSTRRWDDERGESILMRTKENTHDYRYFTCPDLVPIHTASTVEAMRKIVPELPLEKQHRFVHEFGLSDYDANVLVSDVKLARYFEEAAFDPKLGKKVANWVINTILGILNEKGMTPDECPVQPQAITGLITIIEDGTVSNNQAKEVFTLLWDQPELSPAEAAKKLGFEKADTSFLDAIVEEVVAANPEKVAEIVGGNDKLLNWLTGQVMKAAKGKANPKIVTEALRGKLGLS, encoded by the coding sequence ATGCCACTCTCCGATTACATTGTTACCATAGGTCTTGAAATCCATTGCCAGATCAAAACACAGAGCAAGATGTTCTGTTCCTGCAAGGCAGGAGCGGGCGACGAACCCAACACCAACATCTGCCCCGTCTGCATGGGACTCCCGGGAGCCCTGCCCGTCCTCAATAAATACGCCATCGAACGCACGGTATTGACCGGCCTGATGCTCGGCTGCCATTCTCCGGAAATTTCCAAGTGGGATCGCAAAAGTTACTTCTACCCGGACATGCCGAAGAACTACCAGACCACCCAGCTGGACCTTCCCCTTTGCATCGGAGGCGGCATCCCTCTCTATCCCTGGTGCTACCCCAGCGATATCGTTAAAAAAGGCTTGCCCGAACTTCGCACTGCCAAACTCGATCACATCCATCTGGAAGAAGACGCCGGCAAGCTCACCCACTTTTCAGGCTATTCGCTGATCGACTACAACCGCGCCGGGACGCCTTTGATGGAGATCGTCACTGCCCCGGACATGCATACGCCGGAGGAAGCGTACGCCTGCCTCAAATCACTTCAGCAAATCGTTATTTATGGCGGCGTCTCCGATGCCGACATGGAAAAAGGCCAGATGCGCTGCGACGTCAATGTCTCCATCCGTCCCAAGGGCCAGGAAGAACTTGGGGAACGCATTGAAATGAAGAACATCAATTCCACCGGAGCCGTCCGCCGTGCCTTGGAGTATGAAATCCGCCGTCAGTGCGAAGACCTCGATCGAGGCATCACCCAGGTACAATCCACTCGGCGCTGGGATGACGAACGCGGGGAAAGCATCCTCATGCGTACCAAGGAAAACACACATGACTACCGTTACTTCACCTGTCCCGATCTCGTTCCCATCCATACGGCATCTACGGTGGAGGCTATGCGAAAAATCGTCCCCGAACTGCCCCTTGAAAAACAGCACCGCTTCGTCCATGAATTCGGTCTGAGCGACTACGACGCCAACGTACTCGTCTCCGATGTGAAACTCGCCCGCTACTTCGAAGAAGCCGCATTCGATCCCAAGCTCGGTAAAAAAGTCGCCAACTGGGTCATCAACACCATCCTCGGCATCCTTAACGAAAAAGGCATGACCCCGGACGAATGTCCGGTACAACCCCAGGCTATCACCGGATTGATTACGATCATCGAAGATGGTACGGTCTCCAACAACCAGGCCAAGGAGGTCTTTACGCTCCTCTGGGATCAACCGGAACTCTCGCCTGCCGAAGCAGCGAAAAAACTCGGTTTTGAAAAAGCCGACACATCCTTTCTCGACGCTATTGTCGAAGAAGTCGTCGCTGCCAACCCGGAGAAAGTTGCTGAAATCGTCGGAGGCAACGATAAGCTCCTCAACTGGCTTACCGGCCAAGTTATGAAAGCAGCCAAAGGCAAAGCCAATCCTAAAATCGTCACGGAAGCTCTACGCGGAAAGCTCGGACTTTCCTGA
- a CDS encoding HAD hydrolase-like protein, which translates to MFKNLIFDWSGTLVDDLDLTLEASNYVFSQYGKANMDRNEFRSEFQLPYPDYYARVLPEADLNELEDHFRHAFRISREPVCVLPHAREFMEFCRSRGIRCFALTSVDAKEFDIQCRSLGMFDYFEAIHAGIRHKTSHIHKLLDQHGLIPSETAFIGDMQHDMETAHHGGITSIAVLTGYNDASQLEKSQPDMMVPHLGILQNLLRKFPSATACDHQDSMKIKGLVLLCRIGVPDEERAVPQEVRADITLKLSHPLSGLQEDLAATVNYDTLARNLTEEAARTPRKLIETLAEDLVAVCMDTPHVSCASVTIRKYILPQTEHVSVTVHSH; encoded by the coding sequence ATGTTCAAAAATCTCATTTTCGATTGGTCAGGTACCCTCGTCGACGACCTGGACCTGACGTTGGAAGCCTCCAATTACGTTTTCTCCCAGTACGGCAAGGCCAATATGGACCGCAATGAATTCCGCTCGGAATTCCAGCTTCCCTATCCGGATTACTACGCCCGCGTCCTCCCGGAGGCGGATCTCAACGAGCTGGAAGACCACTTCCGCCATGCCTTCAGAATCTCGCGGGAACCCGTCTGTGTCCTCCCCCATGCTCGTGAATTTATGGAATTTTGCCGGTCCCGAGGCATCCGCTGTTTCGCTCTAACCAGCGTCGATGCTAAGGAATTCGACATTCAATGCCGTTCCCTAGGCATGTTCGACTACTTCGAGGCCATCCATGCCGGCATCCGCCACAAAACGAGCCACATTCACAAGTTACTCGACCAACACGGCCTCATCCCCTCGGAAACGGCCTTTATCGGAGACATGCAGCACGACATGGAAACCGCCCACCACGGCGGCATTACCTCCATTGCCGTCCTCACCGGCTACAACGATGCCTCACAGCTGGAGAAATCCCAGCCGGACATGATGGTGCCCCATCTCGGAATCCTTCAGAATCTGTTGCGTAAATTCCCCTCCGCCACTGCCTGCGACCACCAGGATTCCATGAAGATTAAGGGACTCGTCCTGCTCTGCCGCATCGGCGTGCCGGACGAAGAACGGGCCGTCCCCCAGGAAGTACGCGCAGATATTACTCTGAAACTCTCTCATCCCCTTTCCGGGCTGCAAGAAGATCTTGCCGCCACAGTTAATTACGACACTCTCGCCCGAAACCTTACGGAAGAAGCCGCCCGCACTCCCCGGAAGCTCATCGAAACGCTTGCGGAAGACTTGGTTGCCGTCTGCATGGATACGCCTCATGTCTCCTGTGCCTCCGTCACCATCCGTAAATACATCCTTCCCCAGACGGAACATGTCTCCGTCACCGTCCATTCGCACTGA
- a CDS encoding 16S rRNA (uracil(1498)-N(3))-methyltransferase, which yields MPRFYLPKNRWNTSIWELDGDEAKHAAKVLRMKEGDACTVFDGEGRASRAIIAAPPSSSSVLLKPDGECSAAPGIASLTLCQSIPKGSNMDLIIQKSVELGVGRIIPLITEHTIVRLTPKDAETKQAKWQRTALEACKQCGQNTLPSVEPPRSFREWLNETKLPEVPIIASLAPGALPIRNVLEEARSKGCRSAAVLVGPEGDFTAGETTLALDAGFRPVTLGPIVLRVETATFFCLSAMRYALD from the coding sequence ATGCCACGCTTCTACCTGCCCAAAAACCGCTGGAACACTTCCATCTGGGAATTGGACGGAGACGAAGCGAAACATGCAGCCAAAGTACTGAGGATGAAAGAGGGAGACGCATGTACGGTCTTCGACGGAGAAGGGAGGGCCTCCCGCGCCATCATAGCGGCTCCTCCCTCCTCCTCATCCGTTCTCTTGAAACCCGACGGAGAATGTTCCGCCGCTCCGGGCATTGCTTCGCTTACCCTCTGCCAGTCCATTCCCAAAGGCAGCAACATGGATTTGATCATCCAAAAATCCGTGGAACTCGGAGTCGGTAGAATCATCCCGCTGATTACGGAACACACCATCGTCCGACTTACGCCCAAAGATGCTGAAACTAAACAGGCCAAATGGCAAAGGACCGCTCTCGAAGCCTGTAAGCAATGCGGACAAAACACTCTTCCCTCCGTCGAACCTCCCCGCTCGTTCCGCGAATGGTTGAATGAAACGAAATTGCCGGAAGTCCCTATCATCGCCTCTCTGGCTCCGGGAGCTCTCCCCATTCGTAACGTCCTGGAAGAAGCTCGTTCCAAAGGCTGCCGTAGTGCGGCCGTCCTCGTTGGTCCGGAAGGAGATTTCACGGCCGGGGAAACGACTCTGGCCCTTGACGCGGGCTTCCGTCCCGTGACTCTCGGTCCTATCGTCCTGCGGGTCGAGACAGCCACCTTTTTTTGCCTTTCCGCTATGCGGTACGCGCTGGACTAA
- the dnaJ gene encoding molecular chaperone DnaJ, with protein sequence MASKKDYYEILGVAKDASDSDIKKAYRKLALKYHPDRNPNDPGAEEKFKELGEAYDVLSDADKRAAYDHYGHAAFEGGGAGGPGGFGGGGFQDPMDIFAQMFGGMGGFAEAFGGRQGQQRRKASGKRPGSDLRYDLDISLDEAAAGCIKELEIERLVPCSTCHGSGSKSGKPDYKTCPSCQGRGVITRQSGFFIQQTECSNCHGTGEIIADPCPSCHGEGRVREDSHISIRIPAGVNSGDKLRSSGNGDAGIHGGATGDLYVFIDVLPHSIFTRQGGDLNCTVPIPLTTAILGGKLTVPSLSGSQTIKIPSGTQSGMIFRLKGKGMKTLGSDSTGDLLVEIEVEIPSNLSSDQQSKLESFSSSIVPEKNQPECQAFKEKAKRYMSPQ encoded by the coding sequence ATGGCTTCAAAAAAAGATTACTACGAAATCCTGGGCGTTGCCAAGGATGCCTCCGATTCCGATATCAAAAAGGCATATCGGAAACTCGCCCTTAAATACCACCCGGACCGCAACCCCAATGACCCCGGAGCCGAAGAAAAATTTAAAGAACTCGGAGAAGCCTATGATGTTCTCTCCGATGCCGACAAGCGTGCCGCTTACGACCACTATGGTCACGCTGCCTTCGAAGGTGGCGGTGCAGGCGGCCCGGGAGGATTCGGCGGAGGCGGATTCCAGGATCCGATGGACATTTTTGCCCAGATGTTCGGAGGCATGGGAGGATTCGCCGAAGCCTTTGGCGGCAGACAGGGCCAGCAACGCCGGAAAGCCTCCGGAAAACGCCCAGGTTCCGACCTCAGGTACGACCTTGACATTAGCCTCGACGAAGCAGCCGCCGGTTGTATCAAGGAACTTGAAATCGAACGCCTCGTCCCCTGTTCCACCTGTCATGGATCCGGCAGCAAATCCGGCAAGCCCGATTACAAAACCTGCCCCTCCTGCCAGGGGCGCGGTGTCATCACCCGCCAATCCGGCTTCTTTATCCAGCAGACGGAATGCTCCAACTGCCACGGTACCGGGGAAATCATCGCAGACCCCTGTCCTTCCTGCCACGGTGAAGGCCGCGTCCGGGAAGATTCCCACATTTCTATCCGCATCCCTGCCGGGGTTAACTCCGGTGACAAACTCCGCTCCTCGGGCAATGGAGATGCCGGCATCCATGGCGGCGCCACGGGCGACCTCTACGTTTTCATCGACGTCCTGCCCCATTCGATCTTCACGAGACAAGGTGGAGACTTGAACTGCACCGTCCCCATCCCGTTGACCACCGCCATCCTGGGCGGCAAACTGACAGTTCCCTCCCTATCCGGTTCTCAAACCATCAAGATTCCTTCCGGTACGCAATCCGGCATGATCTTCCGGCTCAAAGGCAAGGGAATGAAAACCCTCGGCAGCGACTCGACGGGAGACCTGCTGGTAGAAATCGAAGTTGAAATTCCCAGTAATCTCAGCAGCGACCAGCAATCCAAACTGGAATCCTTCAGCTCATCCATCGTTCCCGAAAAAAACCAGCCAGAATGCCAGGCCTTCAAGGAAAAGGCCAAGCGTTATATGTCCCCTCAATAA
- a CDS encoding nucleotide exchange factor GrpE: MNNDPQNPNLDEELPAAETGTETPETQMPEEESIPGIEEEMLKWRDTALRTAAEYDNYRKRMGKEREECIRYANQRLMEELLPVIDNFEMGMQAASADTSSMIYIGMSMVQKQLDSFLADQGVSPIDAEPGTAFDHNLHEAIQRETSDQPEGTILRVIRKGYRIKDRLLRPANVVVAHNEQQAGEQNA, from the coding sequence ATGAATAACGACCCGCAGAACCCCAATCTGGACGAGGAACTCCCCGCCGCCGAAACGGGAACGGAAACTCCCGAAACGCAGATGCCCGAAGAAGAAAGCATCCCCGGAATTGAAGAGGAGATGCTCAAGTGGCGCGATACAGCCCTGCGCACCGCTGCGGAATACGACAACTACCGCAAACGCATGGGCAAGGAACGCGAAGAATGCATCCGCTACGCCAACCAACGCCTCATGGAGGAACTCCTTCCCGTAATCGATAACTTTGAAATGGGCATGCAAGCCGCCAGTGCGGACACATCGTCCATGATCTACATCGGAATGAGCATGGTACAAAAACAACTCGACTCTTTCCTTGCCGACCAGGGTGTATCCCCCATCGACGCCGAACCCGGCACGGCATTCGACCACAACCTTCACGAAGCCATCCAACGCGAAACGTCCGACCAGCCGGAAGGCACAATTCTCCGAGTCATCCGCAAGGGATACCGCATCAAAGACCGCCTCCTTCGCCCGGCCAATGTCGTCGTCGCACATAACGAACAACAGGCCGGAGAACAAAACGCCTAA
- a CDS encoding DUF167 domain-containing protein, whose translation MKLALKVTPNARKNECLGWEDNPLAGRVLKLRIAAPPVEGKANKEIISYLSKLLGIPKSSLEFFRGETGRLKIVEIPDTAGKKLEHLEFPK comes from the coding sequence ATGAAACTGGCCCTCAAAGTCACCCCCAACGCCAGGAAAAACGAATGCCTCGGCTGGGAAGACAATCCCCTTGCCGGGCGTGTCCTTAAGCTCCGCATCGCCGCTCCGCCGGTCGAAGGTAAAGCCAATAAGGAAATCATCTCCTACCTGTCCAAACTCCTGGGCATTCCGAAATCCAGTCTGGAATTCTTCCGGGGAGAAACAGGCCGCCTTAAAATCGTCGAAATCCCCGATACTGCCGGAAAAAAACTCGAACACCTGGAATTTCCAAAGTAA